One genomic window of Planctomycetota bacterium includes the following:
- a CDS encoding LuxR C-terminal-related transcriptional regulator gives MRRHAPRQLPLNIVGRLLRLTVKLMDGPPDTGWQLRTIANELADLDAVKPPNSAKAKPDVVCITLTPDRMIEASGIPVEDRASGSGRLHDRLAERPGWLKRVMRVTVARAGRPVVVPLIDLTRQEDDRASWMGSTMINDDRVFLTLMHARTPTGQTAPPLRAVHAHTAKLITTGKVSPNLRPRLGLTLDELLTGKSEAEIAEAVHRSPHTVHANVKEIYRIFGVTSRAALMAKFIGRRQPRRQ, from the coding sequence GTGCGGCGACACGCACCCCGCCAACTGCCGTTGAACATCGTCGGTCGGCTGCTCCGCCTCACTGTCAAGCTCATGGACGGTCCGCCTGACACGGGATGGCAACTCCGGACCATCGCCAACGAACTGGCCGATCTCGACGCCGTCAAACCACCGAATTCCGCCAAAGCTAAGCCGGACGTGGTCTGCATCACACTGACGCCGGACCGAATGATCGAAGCGTCCGGGATCCCGGTCGAGGATCGCGCGTCCGGGTCCGGCCGTCTTCACGACCGACTCGCCGAAAGACCGGGCTGGCTGAAGCGGGTCATGCGTGTGACGGTCGCCCGTGCCGGTCGGCCAGTCGTGGTACCGTTGATCGACTTGACCCGACAAGAAGACGATCGCGCCTCTTGGATGGGCAGCACGATGATCAACGACGATCGGGTTTTTCTCACGCTGATGCACGCACGGACTCCGACCGGCCAAACCGCCCCGCCGCTACGTGCCGTTCATGCGCACACCGCGAAGCTCATCACCACCGGCAAGGTCTCGCCCAACCTCCGCCCCCGGCTGGGGCTCACCCTTGACGAGCTTCTCACCGGCAAGTCCGAGGCAGAGATCGCCGAAGCCGTGCATCGCTCGCCGCACACCGTGCATGCCAACGTAAAGGAAATCTATCGAATCTTCGGTGTCACGAGCCGGGCGGCGCTGATGGCGAAGTTCATCGGGCGTCGCCAGCCCCGCCGACAATGA
- a CDS encoding DMT family transporter, with the protein MERPAASESLLSMYILLGVGVVALSTAVIFVKLSDMPPSLLASGRLLVAAAVLVPFLIAERRTGKAVLPVRALLPAATLLAAHFITWFIGIRLTTAANASLIVNLSPVAMPFALYLMVGEKVTRREVWGSALAVVGVLVLAAGSARVEKAGLIGDLICIGSMTLAVGYLVSAKRARQKTGDQALGIFGYLVPLYATAAVITLASGVALGEVSQLTDGSLHVGREIALLLALAIIPTAVGHSILNLAMVKLRGQVVAITSLGQVVFATLLAVPVLGEVPQAMFFPACGLIAAGALVVIVRR; encoded by the coding sequence GTGGAACGCCCCGCCGCATCCGAGTCACTGCTTTCGATGTACATCCTGCTCGGCGTCGGTGTGGTCGCGCTTTCGACGGCGGTGATCTTTGTCAAGCTCTCGGACATGCCGCCGTCTTTGCTCGCGTCGGGACGGTTGCTCGTGGCGGCGGCGGTGTTGGTGCCGTTCCTGATCGCCGAGCGGCGAACGGGTAAAGCCGTACTCCCGGTGCGTGCGTTGCTGCCGGCGGCGACGCTGCTCGCGGCCCACTTCATCACGTGGTTCATCGGCATCCGCCTGACCACCGCCGCCAACGCGTCGCTCATCGTCAACCTCTCCCCGGTCGCGATGCCGTTCGCGCTGTACCTGATGGTCGGGGAAAAGGTCACCCGGCGGGAGGTCTGGGGCAGCGCGCTGGCCGTGGTTGGCGTCCTGGTTCTTGCAGCGGGATCGGCACGGGTCGAGAAGGCCGGCCTGATCGGTGACCTGATCTGCATCGGGAGCATGACGCTCGCCGTCGGCTATCTCGTCTCGGCCAAGCGTGCCCGGCAGAAGACCGGGGATCAGGCGTTGGGCATTTTCGGCTATCTCGTGCCGCTCTACGCCACTGCGGCGGTCATCACCCTTGCCAGCGGCGTTGCCCTCGGTGAGGTGAGCCAACTCACCGATGGCTCGCTCCATGTCGGCCGAGAGATCGCACTGCTCTTGGCGCTGGCCATCATCCCCACCGCCGTCGGGCACAGCATTCTCAACCTCGCGATGGTCAAACTCCGCGGGCAGGTGGTCGCGATCACGTCACTCGGGCAGGTCGTGTTCGCGACTCTGCTCGCGGTGCCGGTGCTCGGCGAGGTGCCACAAGCGATGTTTTTCCCGGCCTGCGGACTGATCGCGGCCGGGGCGCTGGTGGTCATCGTCCGGCGATAG
- a CDS encoding vWA domain-containing protein — translation MHWFSPFVAAGLLLAVGTTPRSSIAQPAAPAPTSEAATDDGVAQLLDFYAKLYGKPENFESRLGGLVSVISLSRYDGAPLTARLVEVADGGDPIIAQAAWEALAARHASLTDEQVRAWQDAGLKLATGRYKDEVFLGSELRPLLLALAGRPVERDMPRFADLINRAIAQNDLGTDDGRATLEAAGQALLAWGDKNMIGRLVRNVRGDNAEANRTRFVLNQLPDTPSPEASVGDWRKWANTLELTPMPRAYDGGSIWFDEPTVIDDAEDPRFRREVELGDLSISGVDLVLAIDATGSLEQSNAYLKHYLAVTLQALSVLSDNIRVGVAYYRHEIRPELQTDRCREAMANNHPNAFLFDVIPLTNNYNALLQAMAKDRLSGVPTGHPGGQADGSAGAPAAGFEVAVRLLGEQSRKGRAKVVVLQADDDPTVGSVPVLAAMVTEARTMGVLPVMLIRDEPDARRMSEAIEASGDTAITYRDDLDSYEAEADPYADFQNKPMGAVATRVITSTLPPDYADRGPVVMDIIGKHIAAASAANRAQQALRR, via the coding sequence ATGCATTGGTTCAGCCCCTTCGTCGCGGCCGGCTTGCTACTGGCCGTCGGCACGACGCCGAGATCGTCGATCGCCCAACCCGCCGCACCGGCGCCGACATCGGAAGCCGCAACGGATGACGGCGTCGCGCAGTTGCTCGACTTCTACGCCAAGCTCTACGGAAAACCGGAGAACTTCGAGTCGCGGCTCGGCGGATTGGTGTCGGTGATTTCGCTGAGCCGATACGACGGTGCCCCACTCACGGCCCGACTTGTCGAAGTCGCCGACGGCGGGGACCCGATCATCGCACAAGCGGCATGGGAAGCACTCGCCGCACGCCATGCCTCGCTCACCGACGAACAGGTCCGCGCATGGCAGGACGCGGGACTCAAGCTCGCGACCGGCCGGTACAAAGACGAAGTGTTCCTCGGGTCGGAGTTGCGGCCGCTATTGCTCGCGCTGGCGGGTCGGCCGGTCGAACGGGACATGCCGCGGTTTGCCGACCTGATCAATCGCGCGATCGCCCAGAACGACCTCGGCACCGACGACGGCCGTGCAACGCTCGAGGCCGCCGGTCAGGCGCTGCTCGCCTGGGGCGACAAGAACATGATCGGGCGGCTCGTCCGGAACGTTCGGGGTGACAACGCCGAAGCCAATCGCACCCGCTTCGTGCTGAACCAACTACCCGACACGCCCTCGCCCGAAGCGTCGGTCGGCGACTGGCGAAAGTGGGCCAACACGCTCGAACTCACGCCGATGCCGCGGGCTTACGACGGCGGCAGCATCTGGTTCGACGAGCCGACCGTGATCGACGATGCGGAGGACCCCCGGTTTCGTCGCGAGGTCGAGTTGGGCGACTTGAGCATCTCCGGCGTCGATTTGGTTCTCGCCATCGACGCGACCGGGAGCCTCGAGCAAAGTAACGCCTACCTCAAGCACTACCTGGCCGTGACACTTCAAGCATTGTCCGTGCTCAGCGACAATATCCGAGTCGGCGTCGCCTATTACCGGCACGAGATCCGCCCCGAGCTGCAGACCGACCGTTGTCGCGAAGCGATGGCCAACAACCACCCCAATGCGTTTCTCTTCGACGTCATCCCGCTCACGAACAACTACAACGCGCTGCTGCAGGCGATGGCCAAAGATCGACTCTCGGGTGTCCCCACCGGCCACCCCGGCGGTCAAGCCGACGGATCCGCGGGCGCACCTGCTGCAGGGTTCGAAGTCGCAGTGCGACTGCTGGGTGAGCAGAGTCGAAAGGGCCGGGCAAAGGTCGTTGTGCTCCAGGCCGACGACGATCCAACGGTCGGTTCGGTACCCGTGCTGGCGGCGATGGTGACCGAGGCGCGGACAATGGGCGTGCTACCGGTAATGTTGATTCGTGACGAGCCAGACGCGCGTCGGATGTCCGAAGCCATCGAGGCCTCCGGGGATACGGCGATCACCTACCGCGACGACCTCGACAGTTACGAAGCCGAAGCCGACCCGTACGCGGACTTCCAAAACAAGCCGATGGGCGCGGTGGCGACGCGCGTGATTACCTCCACCTTGCCGCCCGATTACGCCGACCGCGGGCCGGTGGTCATGGACATCATCGGCAAGCACATCGCCGCCGCCAGTGCCGCGAACAGGGCGCAGCAGGCGCTACGCCGTTGA
- a CDS encoding glycosyltransferase family 4 protein, translating into MSKSILILSQVYVPDPASVGQHMHDAAAELARRGWNVQVVTSRAGYDDPTRKYEPREERDGVHIRRLPFSSFGKKNILLRILGTASFALQAIFAGLFTRNVHAILFSTSPPLIGAAVTIVRMFRRVPTVYWAMDLNPDQLIALGKIKEGDLITRLLESINKTILHNSTRVIALDRFMAARLEARAPVADRMSIIPPWPHEKADAPLSHDENHWRKKHELDGKFVIMYSGNHSPSNPLDTLLEATRAFKDDDRIRFLFVGGGLGKKDVEAFIKKHGAKNVISLPYQPIETLRYSLSAGDVHVVSLGDDMVGIIHPCKVYGSMAVGRPVLFFGPRPSHVSDLLDNHDFGKHVSHGDVDAAVNAIRNLADASEQRLADMGAEAQRVLRNSLSQDILCAKMIDDVEATVSGKAAERTEAATA; encoded by the coding sequence ATGTCCAAGTCCATCCTCATTCTCAGCCAGGTTTACGTCCCCGACCCCGCGTCGGTGGGCCAGCACATGCACGATGCCGCCGCGGAGCTGGCGCGACGTGGGTGGAACGTGCAGGTCGTGACGTCCCGGGCTGGGTACGACGATCCGACGCGGAAATACGAGCCGCGCGAGGAGCGCGACGGCGTCCACATCCGCCGGCTCCCCTTTTCATCCTTCGGCAAGAAGAACATCCTCCTGCGCATCCTCGGCACCGCGAGCTTCGCACTGCAGGCGATCTTCGCCGGGCTATTCACGCGCAACGTCCATGCGATCCTCTTCAGCACGTCGCCGCCATTGATCGGGGCGGCGGTCACGATTGTCCGCATGTTCCGCCGGGTGCCAACCGTCTACTGGGCGATGGACCTCAACCCCGATCAGCTCATCGCGCTCGGGAAGATCAAGGAAGGCGATCTCATCACTCGCCTGCTCGAGTCGATCAACAAGACGATCCTGCACAACAGCACCCGCGTGATCGCGCTGGACCGGTTCATGGCCGCCCGGCTCGAAGCTCGCGCGCCCGTCGCGGATCGCATGAGCATCATCCCGCCCTGGCCCCACGAGAAAGCCGACGCCCCGCTTTCGCACGACGAGAACCACTGGCGCAAGAAGCACGAACTCGACGGCAAGTTCGTCATCATGTACTCGGGCAACCACTCGCCCAGCAACCCGCTCGACACGCTGCTCGAAGCGACCCGCGCTTTCAAGGACGACGACCGCATTCGCTTCCTCTTCGTCGGCGGCGGGCTCGGCAAGAAGGACGTCGAAGCGTTCATCAAGAAGCACGGCGCGAAGAACGTCATCTCGCTGCCCTACCAGCCGATTGAAACGCTGCGCTACTCGCTCAGTGCGGGCGACGTGCATGTGGTTTCGCTCGGCGACGACATGGTCGGGATCATTCACCCGTGCAAGGTGTACGGCTCGATGGCGGTGGGCCGACCGGTGCTGTTCTTCGGCCCGCGTCCGTCGCACGTCAGTGATCTGTTGGACAACCACGACTTCGGCAAACACGTCTCGCACGGCGACGTCGACGCCGCGGTCAACGCCATCCGCAACCTGGCCGACGCCAGCGAACAGCGGTTGGCTGACATGGGCGCTGAAGCCCAGCGCGTGCTCCGCAACTCGCTGAGCCAGGACATCCTCTGCGCCAAGATGATCGACGACGTCGAAGCAACGGTTTCAGGGAAGGCGGCTGAACGTACTGAAGCTGCGACGGCCTAG
- a CDS encoding glycosidase yields the protein MPSILDDYPTKLDALRRKHADLIERPNAVDERWYNGVFDRFEHPILTAEHAPIEWRYDLNPETDPRLQQRIGVNATMNSGAIFHEGKVKLMVRVEGDDRKSFFGLAESINGLDGFRFVGDPIVMPPLEDDETNHYDMRFVEHEDGTIYGMFCVEKHDPSGATNAAIALGGLARTTDLVNWERLPNLQTTTAQQRNHVLHPKFVDGKYAFYTRPQNSFIHAEKDTGETATGIGFGLCDSMDKPVIETERPVDDRVYHTIKELKNGQGPAPIETNAGWLHLAHGVRECAAGFRYVLYMFLTALDDPAKIIAAPGGHFLAPMFDERVGDVSNVAFTNGWVRMPDDTVLIYYASCDTRMHVARSTVGHLLDYVQNTPSDPRRTYKCVEQRRALCAANRSR from the coding sequence ATGCCTTCCATCCTCGACGACTACCCGACCAAGCTCGACGCCCTGCGTCGCAAACATGCCGACCTCATCGAACGGCCCAACGCGGTCGATGAGCGTTGGTACAACGGCGTATTTGATCGCTTCGAGCATCCGATCCTCACCGCCGAGCACGCGCCGATCGAGTGGCGGTACGATCTGAATCCCGAAACAGATCCCCGCCTCCAGCAACGCATCGGCGTCAACGCGACGATGAACAGCGGCGCGATCTTCCACGAGGGCAAGGTCAAGTTGATGGTCCGCGTCGAGGGGGATGACCGGAAAAGCTTCTTCGGTTTGGCCGAGAGCATCAACGGGCTCGACGGCTTTCGCTTCGTCGGCGATCCGATCGTGATGCCACCGCTGGAGGACGACGAAACCAACCACTACGACATGCGTTTCGTCGAGCACGAGGACGGCACGATCTACGGCATGTTCTGCGTCGAGAAACACGACCCGAGCGGCGCGACCAATGCGGCGATTGCACTGGGTGGGCTCGCGCGGACGACCGACCTCGTCAACTGGGAACGCCTGCCGAACCTGCAAACGACGACCGCTCAGCAGCGCAACCACGTCCTGCATCCCAAGTTCGTTGATGGCAAGTACGCCTTCTACACCCGGCCGCAGAACTCGTTCATCCACGCCGAGAAGGACACCGGCGAGACCGCGACCGGCATCGGCTTCGGCCTCTGCGACTCGATGGACAAGCCGGTGATCGAAACCGAACGCCCCGTCGACGATCGCGTGTATCACACGATCAAGGAACTCAAGAACGGCCAGGGCCCGGCGCCGATCGAGACCAACGCCGGCTGGCTGCACCTCGCTCATGGCGTCCGCGAGTGCGCCGCCGGCTTCCGCTACGTGCTGTACATGTTCCTCACCGCGCTCGACGACCCGGCCAAGATCATCGCCGCCCCGGGCGGTCACTTCCTCGCGCCGATGTTCGACGAGCGCGTCGGCGACGTGAGCAACGTCGCCTTCACCAACGGCTGGGTCCGCATGCCCGACGACACCGTGCTGATCTACTACGCCAGCTGCGACACCCGCATGCACGTCGCCCGCAGCACCGTCGGCCACCTGCTCGACTACGTCCAGAACACGCCAAGTGATCCGCGGCGGACGTACAAGTGCGTCGAGCAACGCCGGGCGTTGTGTGCCGCGAATCGCTCAAGATGA
- the dtd gene encoding D-aminoacyl-tRNA deacylase, whose amino-acid sequence MRTVLQRVDEARVVVGGKRVARIERGLLLLTAVEAGDTEASAMAHAEKLAALRVFPDGEKAFDKPVGDVGEVLAVSNFTVAAATAKGRRPALAPAAGPKEANALFGRFVDRLRELGLPVATGIFGADMKVHSINDGPVTFIVGGAGDAR is encoded by the coding sequence ATGAGGACGGTCCTCCAACGCGTCGATGAAGCCCGTGTTGTTGTCGGCGGCAAACGGGTCGCACGGATCGAGCGTGGACTTCTGCTGCTGACGGCCGTGGAGGCCGGCGACACCGAGGCGTCCGCGATGGCTCATGCCGAGAAGCTCGCCGCGTTGCGTGTTTTCCCCGATGGCGAGAAGGCGTTCGACAAACCGGTGGGCGATGTCGGCGAGGTGCTGGCCGTGAGCAACTTCACGGTCGCCGCCGCGACGGCGAAAGGACGTCGACCCGCGCTCGCCCCGGCCGCAGGGCCGAAGGAGGCCAACGCGCTGTTCGGCCGGTTCGTCGATCGGCTGCGCGAGCTCGGGCTGCCCGTCGCCACCGGCATCTTCGGCGCGGACATGAAGGTCCACAGCATCAACGACGGTCCGGTGACGTTCATTGTCGGCGGGGCTGGCGACGCCCGATGA
- a CDS encoding RimK/LysX family protein — protein MKTIGWRERIDFPEWGVYGILAKSDTGAATGAVDTGTIKELDNDRVRFRVRTGRGLSEKITAKVSRRGDVRSAHGHAQPRVFVETTLRVGKTEKKVEIGLVCRMHMKCRVLLGRAALEGTFLVDSGRTYLLTSRRTKT, from the coding sequence GTGAAGACCATCGGCTGGCGAGAACGAATCGACTTCCCCGAGTGGGGTGTTTATGGCATCCTCGCCAAGAGCGACACCGGGGCCGCGACGGGTGCGGTTGATACCGGGACGATCAAGGAGCTCGATAACGACCGGGTGCGGTTTCGCGTGCGGACCGGACGGGGGTTGTCGGAGAAGATCACGGCCAAGGTCAGCCGTCGCGGCGACGTCCGCTCGGCGCACGGCCATGCCCAGCCGCGGGTGTTTGTGGAGACGACGCTGCGTGTTGGGAAGACGGAGAAGAAAGTCGAGATCGGGCTGGTGTGCCGGATGCACATGAAGTGCCGCGTGTTGCTGGGTCGGGCGGCGCTGGAGGGGACGTTCCTCGTCGACAGCGGCCGGACGTACCTGCTGACCAGCCGAAGGACCAAAACATGA
- a CDS encoding Uma2 family endonuclease, which produces MSVIDAPSTDLTLDQFVDLPDSDHMELIDGAPVEKLEMGYLERSVQLKVGRYIDEAQDAKPIGIATVEGLVRINPNDPKRGRRPDVAFVTFDRLGDRPTDAAYIDVCPEICVEIVSPNDTSFEVAAKIAEYLAAGAKLVWEVQREQRYVMVHRPDGNNTRLGVKDTLTGEDVLPNFSVAVKKLFG; this is translated from the coding sequence ATGTCCGTCATCGACGCACCCAGCACCGATCTGACCCTCGACCAGTTTGTCGACCTGCCCGACAGCGATCACATGGAGCTGATCGATGGTGCGCCCGTAGAGAAACTTGAGATGGGATACCTAGAACGAAGCGTGCAGCTGAAGGTCGGCAGGTACATCGACGAAGCCCAAGACGCCAAGCCGATCGGGATTGCAACGGTCGAAGGGCTGGTCCGAATTAATCCGAACGACCCGAAGCGCGGCCGACGACCGGACGTCGCCTTTGTCACCTTCGATCGCCTCGGCGATCGCCCGACCGACGCGGCCTACATCGACGTCTGCCCGGAGATCTGCGTCGAGATCGTCTCACCCAACGACACATCGTTCGAAGTAGCGGCCAAGATCGCCGAGTACCTCGCGGCCGGAGCGAAGCTCGTGTGGGAAGTGCAGCGCGAACAACGCTACGTCATGGTCCATCGCCCCGACGGAAACAACACCCGCTTGGGCGTCAAAGACACGCTCACCGGCGAGGACGTGCTGCCGAACTTCAGCGTCGCCGTGAAAAAGCTATTCGGATAG
- the lpdA gene encoding dihydrolipoyl dehydrogenase — MAHDYDLIVVGGGPAGYAGAIRAGQLGKKVLCVEKENLGGTCLNWGCIPTKALLDSGAFVRKLREEADEWGVSYDNLKVDFNKPIQRSRAIAAQLNKGIAHLFKKYKVEHVMATAKVTGPNEVTFEKDGRPTKKTGQFLLLATGAKPKSLPGIEFDGKKIISSREAMSLTEQPKRLAVIGAGAIGCEFADFYNAMGTDVTIVEYLDHLLPIEDTDCSSALERVFKKRGINVMTASKTTAVKTDGDGVVLTVEPRDGGDATTVEADVCLLAVGVTGNIDGLFDGVDVEIDRGHIKAGPDYKTNIDSIYAVGDVIGPPWLAHVAHHEAVGCVEDMFGEGHAAIDYHQIPGCTYTHPQVASLGMTERKVKESGREYKVGKFPFQASGRALAAGETDGFVKLIFDKDTGELLGTHMIGEHVTELLSELIMAQRLEATEDEIIAMMHPHPTLSEAVMEAAGVADGRAIHL, encoded by the coding sequence ATGGCACACGATTACGATTTGATTGTCGTCGGCGGCGGGCCGGCGGGGTACGCGGGGGCGATTCGGGCCGGGCAGTTGGGCAAGAAAGTCCTCTGCGTCGAGAAGGAAAACCTCGGCGGCACTTGCCTCAACTGGGGCTGCATCCCCACCAAAGCCCTGCTCGACAGCGGCGCGTTCGTCCGCAAACTCCGCGAGGAAGCCGACGAGTGGGGGGTCTCCTACGACAATCTGAAAGTCGACTTCAATAAGCCCATCCAACGCAGCCGGGCGATCGCCGCCCAGCTCAACAAGGGCATCGCGCACCTGTTCAAGAAGTACAAGGTCGAGCACGTCATGGCGACGGCGAAGGTCACCGGGCCCAACGAAGTCACCTTCGAAAAGGACGGCCGACCGACGAAGAAGACCGGGCAGTTCCTCCTGCTCGCGACCGGTGCCAAGCCCAAGAGCCTGCCGGGCATCGAGTTCGACGGCAAGAAGATCATCAGCAGCCGCGAGGCGATGAGCCTGACCGAGCAGCCCAAGCGGCTCGCGGTCATCGGTGCCGGTGCGATCGGCTGTGAGTTCGCGGACTTCTACAACGCGATGGGCACCGACGTGACGATCGTCGAGTACCTGGATCACTTGCTGCCGATCGAGGACACCGACTGCTCGTCGGCGTTGGAGCGCGTGTTCAAGAAGCGCGGGATCAATGTGATGACCGCGAGCAAGACAACGGCGGTGAAGACCGACGGCGACGGCGTCGTGCTGACGGTTGAGCCGCGCGACGGCGGAGATGCGACGACCGTGGAGGCCGACGTGTGCCTGCTCGCGGTCGGCGTGACCGGCAACATCGACGGGCTCTTCGACGGCGTCGATGTCGAGATCGACCGCGGCCACATCAAGGCCGGGCCGGACTACAAGACCAACATCGACAGCATCTACGCCGTCGGCGACGTCATCGGCCCGCCGTGGCTCGCGCACGTCGCCCACCACGAGGCCGTCGGCTGCGTCGAGGACATGTTCGGCGAGGGTCATGCCGCCATCGACTACCACCAGATCCCCGGCTGCACTTACACCCACCCGCAGGTCGCGTCCCTCGGCATGACCGAGCGCAAGGTCAAAGAGAGCGGCCGTGAATACAAAGTCGGCAAGTTCCCCTTCCAAGCCAGCGGCCGCGCCCTCGCCGCCGGCGAAACCGACGGCTTCGTCAAGCTCATCTTCGACAAGGACACCGGCGAACTCCTCGGCACCCACATGATCGGCGAACACGTCACCGAGCTGCTCAGCGAACTGATCATGGCCCAACGCCTCGAAGCCACCGAAGACGAAATCATCGCCATGATGCACCCCCACCCGACGCTCAGCGAAGCGGTGATGGAAGCGGCAGGCGTGGCCGACGGGCGGGCGATTCACTTGTAG
- the rimK gene encoding 30S ribosomal protein S6--L-glutamate ligase, giving the protein MKIGILSRSIRAYSTKRLREAAEQRGHKVKVLDTLKFGLYVDAENPALTFRGKALTDYDAVVPRIGASITFFGCAVVRQFEQLGIFTLNGSNGISVSRDKLRSMQILSRHDIGMPPTAFVRDRKDIARAVESVGGAPVIIKLLEGTQGIGVVLAETEKIAEAVIEALQSGGQNVLVQKFVAESKGKDVRALVVGDRVVAAMRRSAVGTEFRSNVHRGGTTESIELDDDYQRTAVHAAAIMGLKVAGVDMLEGKDGPQVMEVNSSPGLEGIENATGRDIAGEIIEHLEQQVQFPDIDIRQRLSIKAGYVVSEFVVDENSELAGKTIADSNLRDRDVLVLTIVRGSISIPNPHGHREILPGDKLFCFGKKDVLQHLAPAKR; this is encoded by the coding sequence ATGAAGATCGGGATTCTCTCTCGTTCCATCCGGGCTTACAGCACCAAACGTTTGCGCGAGGCCGCCGAGCAGCGCGGGCACAAGGTCAAGGTGCTCGACACGCTCAAGTTCGGCCTGTATGTCGACGCGGAAAATCCGGCGCTGACCTTCCGCGGCAAAGCACTGACCGACTACGACGCCGTCGTCCCGCGCATCGGCGCGAGCATCACGTTCTTTGGCTGCGCCGTCGTTCGCCAGTTCGAGCAACTCGGCATCTTCACGCTCAACGGTTCCAACGGCATCAGCGTCTCGCGCGACAAGCTCCGCTCGATGCAGATCCTTTCGCGCCACGACATCGGCATGCCGCCCACGGCGTTCGTGCGTGATCGCAAGGACATCGCCCGCGCCGTCGAGTCCGTCGGCGGGGCACCGGTCATCATCAAACTGCTCGAAGGCACGCAGGGCATCGGCGTCGTGCTTGCCGAGACGGAGAAGATCGCCGAGGCGGTCATCGAAGCGTTGCAGTCCGGCGGACAGAACGTGCTCGTGCAGAAGTTCGTCGCCGAGTCCAAGGGCAAGGACGTGCGGGCGTTGGTCGTCGGCGATCGCGTGGTCGCGGCGATGCGCCGCAGTGCCGTTGGCACCGAGTTCCGCAGCAACGTCCATCGCGGCGGCACGACCGAGTCCATCGAGCTTGACGATGACTACCAACGCACCGCCGTCCACGCTGCGGCGATCATGGGCTTGAAGGTCGCCGGCGTCGACATGCTCGAAGGCAAGGACGGCCCGCAGGTCATGGAGGTGAACTCGAGCCCCGGCCTCGAAGGCATCGAGAACGCCACTGGCCGCGACATCGCTGGCGAGATCATCGAGCACCTCGAACAGCAGGTGCAGTTCCCCGACATCGACATCCGCCAACGCCTCTCGATCAAGGCCGGCTACGTCGTGTCCGAGTTCGTCGTCGACGAGAACAGCGAACTCGCCGGCAAGACGATCGCCGACAGCAATCTCCGCGATCGCGACGTGCTGGTACTCACCATCGTCCGTGGCTCGATCTCCATCCCCAACCCCCACGGCCACCGCGAAATCCTCCCCGGCGACAAGCTCTTCTGCTTCGGCAAGAAGGACGTCCTGCAACATCTCGCCCCGGCCAAGCGCTGA